Proteins encoded within one genomic window of Bacillus sp. 1NLA3E:
- the pyrF gene encoding orotidine-5'-phosphate decarboxylase, with the protein MNNSLIIALDFASKREVFQFLEPFEGQSLFLKVGMELFYQEGPAIISELKEKDHQIFLDLKLHDIPNTVNKAMKGLARLGADLVNVHAAGGKDMMIAALEGLSAGTPSGLARPKCIAVTQLTSTSETQMRTEQLIPVSIEESVLHYASVAQDAGMDGVVCSTWEAGKIRSNLGPSFLTVTPGIRLSTDETQDQKRIATPETAKASGVSAIVVGRPITQAADPLQSYFRVKQAWEGVLR; encoded by the coding sequence ATGAACAATTCGCTAATCATCGCTCTTGACTTTGCGTCAAAGCGGGAAGTATTCCAGTTTCTTGAACCGTTTGAAGGACAATCACTATTTTTAAAAGTAGGGATGGAGTTATTTTACCAAGAAGGTCCGGCCATTATCTCGGAATTAAAAGAGAAGGATCATCAAATCTTTCTCGATTTAAAGCTCCATGATATTCCTAACACGGTCAATAAAGCGATGAAAGGTCTTGCGCGCCTAGGTGCGGACTTAGTCAATGTCCATGCAGCTGGGGGAAAAGACATGATGATCGCCGCTCTCGAAGGTTTATCAGCAGGTACGCCAAGTGGTCTTGCCCGACCTAAATGTATTGCGGTTACTCAGCTGACAAGCACATCAGAAACCCAAATGAGAACAGAACAGTTGATTCCCGTTTCGATTGAGGAATCTGTTCTTCACTATGCATCAGTGGCACAAGATGCTGGGATGGATGGTGTTGTGTGCTCAACTTGGGAGGCTGGGAAGATTCGTTCTAATCTTGGACCATCCTTTTTAACAGTTACACCGGGGATTCGGTTAAGTACGGATGAAACGCAGGATCAGAAACGGATCGCGACACCTGAAACTGCCAAAGCATCAGGAGTATCAGCCATTGTGGTTGGCCGTCCGATTACGCAAGCAGCAGATCCGTTACAGAGTTACTTTAGAGTTAAACAAGCATGGGAGGGAGTTTTACGATGA
- the pyrE gene encoding orotate phosphoribosyltransferase, giving the protein MKQLIAERLLEIEAVALQPNDPFTWASGIRSPIYCDNRLTLSYPVVRKEIANGLKQLILENFADAEVIAGTATAGIPHAAWVSDLLNLPMCYVRSKPKGHGKGNQIEGKTVAGQKVVVVEDLISTGGSVITAVDALREAECEVLGVVSIFTYQLAKGEELLKEAGITAYSLTDFTTLSKVASEKGYIQEADLDTLVAWRKDPTEWGKQNA; this is encoded by the coding sequence ATGAAACAGTTAATTGCCGAAAGATTATTAGAGATTGAAGCGGTGGCCTTGCAGCCGAATGACCCATTTACATGGGCATCAGGAATTCGTTCACCTATTTACTGTGACAATCGTTTGACTTTATCTTATCCTGTTGTTCGTAAGGAAATTGCTAATGGCTTAAAACAGCTCATTCTTGAAAATTTTGCTGATGCTGAAGTAATTGCTGGAACGGCTACTGCAGGAATTCCTCATGCCGCATGGGTTAGTGATCTACTCAATCTACCAATGTGCTATGTTCGTTCAAAACCGAAGGGTCATGGTAAAGGCAATCAAATTGAAGGAAAAACGGTCGCTGGTCAAAAAGTGGTCGTCGTCGAAGATTTAATTTCGACTGGAGGCAGTGTTATCACTGCAGTGGATGCACTACGTGAAGCAGAGTGCGAGGTGCTTGGAGTCGTTTCTATCTTTACTTACCAGTTGGCAAAGGGAGAAGAGTTGCTGAAGGAAGCTGGGATTACTGCATACTCTTTAACTGATTTTACGACTCTTTCTAAAGTGGCGAGTGAAAAAGGATACATTCAAGAGGCAGATTTGGACACTCTTGTAGCTTGGCGAAAAGACCCAACTGAGTGGGGTAAACAGAACGCTTAA
- a CDS encoding sigma-G-dependent sporulation-specific acid-soluble spore protein CsgA, with protein MDKTLGYLRETLSNYTEQYSIGQEIYNKLKEHNFKSEGSFVRALSQEESDFLNRILPDEINYANEEQDSLRSKQLNEVFELLF; from the coding sequence TTGGACAAAACATTAGGCTATTTAAGAGAAACTTTATCAAACTATACCGAACAGTACTCGATCGGACAAGAAATCTATAATAAACTTAAGGAGCACAATTTTAAAAGTGAGGGTTCATTCGTAAGAGCCTTATCTCAGGAGGAAAGCGATTTTCTTAATCGAATTTTACCTGATGAAATAAATTATGCAAATGAAGAGCAGGATTCACTTCGCTCAAAGCAATTAAACGAAGTATTCGAGTTGCTTTTTTAA
- a CDS encoding Rqc2 family fibronectin-binding protein, producing the protein MSFDGIFTRAITNELSLALKGGRINKIQQPFPNELLMVIRANGKNHRLLLSIHPSYARVQLTNEVYENPNEPPMFCMLMRKHLEGFILEDISQISLDRMIVFEVKGRNELGDISCKQLIVEIMGRHSNIILVDKDRNMILDSIKHVSFAVNSHRAILPGQPYILPPAQDKVSPFDLNEEAILRTLDFNAGKLDQQLVSSFAGVSPLLAKEVVFQAGIANRVSLPKTFTTMFQKLKNYDYSPAITISKGKESFYLFPLEHLQGETKIFPSLSEMLDRYYFGKAERDRVKQKSSDLLRFMINEKEKNEKKIVKLKATFADAEKANEYQLYGELLTANLYAVTRGMKEVQVINYYDENGATIKIPLDPQKGPSDNAQRYFTKYQKAKTALEIVKQQIEKAEQEVGYFESLLQQVETASPRDIEEIREELIEEGYMKDRRKKQKKSQAKPLLDSYQATDGTEILVGKNNKQNDYLTNKVAARDEIWLHTKDIPGSHVVIRSRTPQEKTIIEAAELAAYFSKARTSSSVPVDFTLVRHVKKPSGAKPGFVIYDHQQTVFVTPTEEIVLQLKK; encoded by the coding sequence ATGTCTTTTGATGGAATATTTACTAGAGCGATCACAAACGAACTTTCCCTCGCACTTAAAGGGGGGCGAATTAATAAAATACAACAACCTTTCCCAAATGAACTCTTAATGGTGATTCGAGCAAACGGAAAGAATCATCGACTATTGCTTTCAATCCACCCGAGTTATGCCAGAGTTCAGCTAACAAATGAAGTGTACGAAAACCCTAATGAACCTCCTATGTTCTGTATGCTTATGCGTAAACATTTAGAAGGTTTTATTCTTGAAGATATTAGCCAGATCAGCTTAGACCGAATGATTGTTTTCGAAGTAAAAGGCCGAAACGAGTTAGGTGATATTTCCTGCAAACAATTAATTGTTGAAATCATGGGACGTCATAGCAACATTATCCTAGTGGATAAAGATCGAAACATGATTTTAGACAGCATTAAGCATGTTTCATTTGCTGTTAACAGCCACCGGGCTATTTTACCTGGGCAACCATACATACTGCCTCCAGCGCAGGATAAGGTGAGTCCATTCGATCTTAATGAAGAGGCAATACTTAGGACGTTAGATTTCAATGCTGGAAAGCTTGATCAACAGCTTGTAAGTAGCTTTGCAGGAGTTTCTCCACTATTGGCTAAAGAAGTGGTTTTTCAAGCTGGAATAGCCAATCGGGTGAGTTTACCCAAAACCTTTACCACCATGTTTCAAAAACTTAAAAATTATGATTATTCTCCAGCGATTACGATAAGTAAAGGGAAGGAATCGTTTTACTTATTTCCGTTGGAGCATTTGCAAGGAGAGACAAAAATCTTTCCTAGCTTAAGTGAAATGCTTGATCGATATTATTTTGGGAAAGCGGAACGGGATCGTGTAAAGCAAAAATCATCTGATCTTCTTCGCTTCATGATAAATGAAAAAGAGAAGAATGAAAAAAAGATTGTTAAATTAAAAGCTACATTTGCAGATGCTGAAAAAGCCAACGAATATCAACTTTATGGTGAACTATTAACAGCCAATTTGTATGCTGTTACAAGAGGGATGAAAGAAGTTCAAGTCATTAATTATTATGATGAAAACGGAGCAACCATAAAGATCCCTCTTGATCCACAAAAAGGTCCATCCGATAATGCTCAAAGATATTTCACAAAATATCAGAAGGCCAAGACAGCATTAGAAATTGTAAAACAGCAAATTGAAAAAGCCGAGCAAGAGGTGGGGTACTTTGAATCATTACTCCAACAAGTTGAAACGGCTTCTCCAAGAGATATTGAGGAAATCCGTGAAGAATTAATCGAAGAAGGCTATATGAAGGATCGACGGAAAAAGCAAAAAAAATCACAAGCTAAACCGCTGCTAGATAGTTATCAGGCCACCGATGGAACTGAAATATTGGTTGGGAAAAACAACAAACAAAATGATTACTTAACGAATAAAGTAGCTGCACGAGACGAAATATGGCTTCATACGAAAGATATACCGGGTTCACATGTGGTAATTCGTAGTCGCACACCACAAGAAAAAACGATCATAGAGGCAGCGGAACTAGCAGCTTATTTTAGCAAAGCTCGTACCTCCAGTTCAGTTCCCGTTGATTTTACCCTAGTCCGTCATGTGAAAAAGCCAAGCGGTGCAAAACCTGGCTTTGTAATTTACGATCATCAACAAACAGTCTTTGTAACACCTACGGAAGAAATAGTGCTTCAATTAAAAAAATAA
- a CDS encoding cation-translocating P-type ATPase: MKFHEMSRNEVEEALNTDLSLGLSEDDVNKRRKQYGYNELEEGEKQSAILLFLSQFKDFMVLVLLAATLISGMLGEYIDAIAIIAIVIVNGFLGFYQESRAEKSMQALKELSAPQVTVLRDGKWVKLPSREVVPGDVLKFVSGDRIGADVRLIETKSLEIEESALTGESLPVQKSTDPLTADSVGIGDLENMAFMGTMVTRGSGVGIVCGIGMKTAMGQIADLLQSAVTLDTPLQRRLEQLGKILIIAALLLTVLVVVVGVWNGHDLYTMFLAGVSLAVAAIPEGLPAIVTVALSLGVQRMIKKNAIVRKLPAVETLGCASVICSDKTGTMTQNKMTVTHLWSGGQVWTVDGVGYEPKGKFYQQERVCSPQQDKALQQLLMFGMLCNHAGISIKNDEYIIDGDPTEGALLVSAMKAGYESSSLLNQFVIINEFPFDSARKMMSVIVQDQQGKKFIVTKGAPDVLLGLCESILWDHKTQYLTNEVKLTVQNSINDLSSMALRTIAIGFKPIPENTVILHETEAERDLIFIGLQGMIDPPRPEVKQAVKECREAGIKTVMITGDHVNTAKAIAKQLGIISGKGRVIDGKALAEMTVDELEDVVEDVSVFARVSPEHKLKIVQALQNRGHIVAMTGDGVNDAPAIKAADIGIAMGITGTDVAKEASALVLLDDNFASIKAAIKEGRNIYENIRKFIRYLLASNVGEILVMLFAMLMGLPLPLVPIQILWVNLVTDGLPAMALGLDQPEENVMKRKPRSPREGVFARGLGWKVISRGFLIGIVTLLSFIVTYRQPDNLAYAQTVAFATLVMAQLIHVFDCRSERSVFSRNPLGNKYLVFAVISSLILMLIVIYYPGLQPIFHTIPIVPRDWILITALSSIPTFLLAGSFFARKTK, encoded by the coding sequence ATGAAGTTCCATGAAATGAGTAGAAATGAAGTTGAAGAAGCATTAAATACCGACCTTTCATTAGGATTATCCGAAGATGATGTGAATAAACGGAGAAAACAGTACGGATATAACGAACTCGAAGAAGGGGAAAAGCAATCTGCCATCCTCCTATTCTTAAGTCAATTTAAAGACTTTATGGTACTTGTTCTTCTAGCAGCCACATTAATATCGGGAATGTTGGGTGAATACATCGATGCAATTGCCATCATTGCTATTGTGATAGTCAATGGATTTCTGGGCTTTTATCAAGAAAGTAGAGCTGAAAAGTCGATGCAGGCATTGAAGGAACTTTCCGCACCACAGGTAACGGTGTTAAGGGATGGGAAATGGGTCAAGCTTCCATCAAGAGAGGTAGTTCCCGGCGATGTCTTAAAGTTCGTCAGTGGAGATCGAATTGGTGCAGATGTGAGACTGATAGAAACAAAGAGTCTCGAAATTGAAGAATCAGCTTTAACTGGGGAATCCTTGCCTGTTCAAAAAAGCACTGATCCACTCACCGCTGATTCGGTTGGAATTGGTGATTTAGAAAACATGGCCTTCATGGGAACGATGGTCACTCGTGGAAGTGGTGTCGGTATCGTATGTGGCATCGGGATGAAAACAGCAATGGGGCAAATTGCCGACCTACTGCAGTCGGCAGTCACTTTGGATACTCCATTACAGCGTCGTTTAGAACAGCTTGGAAAAATATTAATCATCGCTGCCCTTTTATTAACTGTCCTGGTCGTAGTTGTCGGTGTCTGGAATGGACATGACCTATATACGATGTTCCTTGCAGGGGTATCTCTCGCGGTTGCAGCCATTCCAGAAGGATTACCGGCTATTGTTACAGTCGCGTTATCCTTAGGGGTACAGCGAATGATCAAAAAAAATGCCATTGTCCGAAAACTACCAGCAGTAGAAACATTAGGCTGCGCTTCAGTTATTTGTTCAGATAAAACAGGTACAATGACGCAAAATAAAATGACCGTTACCCATTTATGGAGTGGGGGACAGGTGTGGACAGTTGATGGAGTCGGGTATGAGCCAAAGGGGAAATTTTATCAGCAGGAACGAGTTTGCAGTCCACAACAGGATAAGGCTCTGCAACAGTTATTAATGTTTGGGATGCTTTGTAATCACGCCGGAATTTCAATAAAAAATGATGAATACATCATCGACGGAGATCCAACTGAAGGAGCCTTACTCGTATCTGCTATGAAAGCAGGATATGAGAGTAGCTCATTGCTAAACCAATTTGTAATTATCAATGAATTTCCGTTCGATTCAGCTCGGAAAATGATGAGTGTTATTGTGCAAGATCAGCAGGGGAAAAAGTTTATTGTAACGAAGGGAGCCCCAGATGTTTTACTTGGATTATGTGAATCGATTCTATGGGATCACAAAACTCAGTATTTAACAAATGAAGTAAAACTAACGGTACAAAACTCGATAAACGATCTTTCTTCAATGGCACTTAGAACAATCGCCATTGGGTTTAAGCCCATTCCGGAAAATACAGTCATATTACACGAAACGGAGGCAGAACGGGACTTAATCTTTATTGGCCTGCAAGGAATGATTGATCCACCGCGTCCAGAAGTAAAGCAAGCTGTTAAGGAGTGTCGCGAAGCAGGAATCAAAACGGTAATGATTACGGGTGATCACGTCAATACAGCTAAAGCGATTGCAAAGCAATTAGGAATTATCTCAGGAAAAGGTAGAGTCATTGATGGAAAAGCATTGGCTGAAATGACAGTCGATGAATTAGAAGATGTTGTTGAAGATGTATCGGTTTTTGCTAGGGTCTCTCCGGAACATAAATTAAAAATCGTCCAAGCACTACAAAATAGAGGGCATATCGTCGCGATGACCGGGGACGGTGTTAATGATGCTCCAGCAATCAAAGCAGCCGATATTGGGATAGCGATGGGGATTACAGGAACGGACGTAGCGAAGGAAGCTTCCGCCTTAGTTCTACTTGATGATAATTTTGCGTCCATAAAAGCTGCCATAAAAGAAGGCAGAAATATATATGAAAATATCCGTAAGTTCATAAGGTATTTGTTGGCTTCTAATGTTGGTGAAATTCTAGTGATGTTGTTTGCGATGTTAATGGGTTTGCCATTGCCTCTTGTACCAATCCAAATTTTATGGGTAAATCTTGTTACAGATGGTCTGCCAGCAATGGCACTGGGTTTGGATCAGCCTGAGGAAAATGTAATGAAGAGAAAGCCGCGTAGTCCTAGGGAAGGAGTATTTGCAAGAGGACTGGGCTGGAAGGTTATTTCAAGAGGTTTCCTTATAGGAATCGTTACGTTACTATCCTTTATCGTCACTTATCGGCAACCAGATAATCTTGCATACGCACAGACTGTTGCTTTTGCCACATTAGTTATGGCACAGCTTATCCATGTTTTTGATTGTCGAAGTGAACGCTCTGTGTTTTCTAGGAATCCATTAGGGAACAAGTATTTAGTTTTTGCGGTCATTTCATCTTTAATTTTGATGTTGATTGTAATATACTATCCAGGTTTACAACCTATTTTTCATACCATTCCCATCGTTCCAAGAGATTGGATTTTGATTACTGCATTATCTTCAATTCCAACTTTTTTACTAGCAGGTTCATTTTTCGCAAGAAAAACAAAATAA
- a CDS encoding YicC/YloC family endoribonuclease, which produces MVVSMTGFGRSKKESNRLSVTVEVKTVNHRFCEFYIRMPRQLLKIEDKLKKKLNEHILRGRVEVYVTLSGEAVVNRKVHIDWNLLDEYYQHILSIKQKYNFTEQISLHELIAREELLSIEDEDGENIELEGLVLEAIEDAGIQLKQMRLTEGLALEQDISQNLALLHNRGNKLKELGPLVVSQFKDRLTKRMLEFLSGQVDETRILTEVALFADKADINEELTRLESHIGQFNKILLLTEPVGRKLDFLVQEMNREVNTIGSKANDSAIASEVVEMKSLLEKIKEQVQNIE; this is translated from the coding sequence ATGGTCGTAAGCATGACCGGTTTTGGACGTAGCAAGAAAGAATCCAATCGTCTTTCCGTCACCGTAGAGGTGAAGACGGTAAATCATCGTTTTTGTGAATTTTATATTCGGATGCCAAGACAGCTTTTAAAAATAGAAGATAAATTGAAAAAGAAGCTAAATGAACACATTCTTAGAGGTAGAGTAGAAGTATATGTGACATTGTCTGGTGAAGCTGTAGTAAATCGTAAGGTACATATTGACTGGAATCTTCTTGATGAATATTACCAACACATATTATCCATAAAACAAAAATATAATTTTACCGAACAAATCTCCCTTCATGAACTAATTGCGCGAGAAGAACTTCTCAGCATTGAAGATGAGGATGGAGAAAACATTGAGCTTGAAGGGCTTGTCCTTGAAGCAATAGAAGATGCGGGCATCCAACTGAAACAAATGAGACTGACAGAAGGCTTAGCGCTTGAACAAGATATTTCGCAAAATTTAGCACTGCTTCACAATCGAGGGAACAAACTAAAAGAACTTGGGCCATTAGTTGTATCCCAGTTTAAAGATAGATTAACAAAGCGGATGTTAGAGTTTTTATCGGGACAAGTCGATGAAACGAGAATATTAACCGAAGTGGCTCTGTTTGCCGACAAAGCAGATATTAATGAGGAATTGACAAGATTAGAAAGTCATATTGGGCAGTTTAACAAAATATTATTGCTAACTGAACCAGTTGGCAGAAAGTTAGATTTCCTTGTCCAAGAAATGAACCGAGAAGTTAATACAATCGGTTCAAAAGCGAACGACTCAGCGATCGCAAGCGAAGTTGTTGAAATGAAAAGCTTGCTCGAAAAAATAAAAGAACAAGTGCAGAATATTGAGTAG
- the remA gene encoding extracellular matrix/biofilm regulator RemA: MGIKLINIGFGNIVSANRIISIVSPESAPIKRIIQDARERGSLIDATYGRRTRAVLIMDSDHVILSAVQPETVAHRLNDREDIIEEG, from the coding sequence ATGGGAATAAAGTTAATCAATATTGGTTTTGGTAACATTGTGTCGGCAAACCGAATTATTTCTATTGTAAGTCCTGAATCTGCACCGATTAAACGTATTATCCAGGATGCTCGTGAAAGAGGATCTTTGATTGATGCAACGTATGGGAGACGGACACGTGCTGTTTTGATCATGGACAGTGACCATGTGATATTATCAGCTGTTCAACCTGAGACAGTTGCACATAGATTGAATGACCGTGAGGATATTATAGAAGAAGGGTAG
- the gmk gene encoding guanylate kinase yields MQDKGLLIVLSGPSGVGKGTVRKAIFSHHDTAFEYSISMTTRTPREGEIDGVDYFFKTREEFEELISKGKLLEYAEFVGNYYGTPVDYVKETLEKGKDVFLEIEVQGAQQVREKFPEGLFIFLAPPSLSELKNRITTRGTETEDIINNRMSVAKEEIELMSLYDYVVENDQVDHACDKIKAIVIAEHCRRQRLEHRYKKMLEVD; encoded by the coding sequence ATGCAGGATAAAGGCTTATTAATCGTACTTTCCGGACCGTCCGGAGTGGGAAAAGGGACCGTTCGAAAAGCGATATTTTCACATCATGATACGGCTTTTGAATATTCGATTTCTATGACAACTAGGACACCACGTGAAGGAGAAATTGATGGTGTTGATTATTTCTTTAAAACGAGAGAAGAATTTGAAGAGCTAATCAGCAAAGGCAAGCTATTAGAATATGCTGAATTTGTTGGTAATTATTATGGAACACCTGTTGATTATGTGAAAGAAACATTGGAAAAAGGAAAAGATGTTTTCCTTGAAATTGAGGTTCAAGGAGCTCAACAGGTCCGTGAAAAGTTCCCGGAAGGTCTTTTTATTTTCCTAGCCCCGCCGAGTCTATCTGAATTAAAAAATCGGATCACGACAAGGGGAACTGAAACAGAGGATATCATAAACAATCGCATGAGTGTGGCAAAGGAAGAAATTGAATTGATGTCCCTTTATGATTATGTAGTAGAAAATGATCAAGTGGACCATGCCTGCGACAAAATAAAGGCGATTGTCATCGCGGAGCACTGCCGAAGACAACGCTTGGAACATCGCTATAAAAAAATGCTGGAGGTTGATTAA
- the rpoZ gene encoding DNA-directed RNA polymerase subunit omega gives MLYPSIDSLLTIIDSKYSLVSVAAKRARNLQENGTLKLAKYVSHKNVGKSLEEIYAGKLHFTKAPDQDDSLSK, from the coding sequence ATGTTATATCCATCTATTGACTCATTATTAACGATTATCGATTCAAAATACTCATTAGTATCAGTTGCGGCAAAACGGGCTAGAAATCTTCAAGAAAATGGTACTTTGAAGCTGGCTAAATATGTATCACATAAAAATGTGGGTAAATCATTAGAGGAAATTTACGCAGGTAAACTTCATTTTACGAAGGCACCAGATCAAGACGATTCCCTTTCTAAATAG
- the coaBC gene encoding bifunctional phosphopantothenoylcysteine decarboxylase/phosphopantothenate--cysteine ligase CoaBC, with the protein MLNGKKILLCVTGGIAVYKAAALTSKLTQTGATVKVILSDAAAKFVTPLTFQALSKNDVYTDTFDEKNSKVIAHINLADWADLVLLAPATANTIGKLANGIADNMITTTLLATCAPVWIAPAMNVHMYDHPAVKKNISILDQYGYRFIEPSEGYLACGYIGKGRLEEPEKIIEIMAEFFNNKNPKLAGRRIVVTAGPTREKIDPVRFITNHSTGKMGYAIAEEAAKEGANVVLISGPVNLQAPNGVTLVRVESAEDMYQAVMEQFENAAVVIKTAAVADYRPKITYDNKMKKKPGETVLELERTKDILFELGQKKTHQILIGFAAETEHVEEYAIGKLRKKNADMIVANNVKAEGAGFGSETNIVTIFKKDGTSLELPKMTKQKVAQNIVEQISLLLQDVKK; encoded by the coding sequence ATGTTGAACGGGAAAAAGATATTACTTTGTGTCACAGGGGGGATTGCTGTCTATAAAGCAGCAGCGCTAACAAGCAAGCTGACTCAAACTGGGGCAACGGTAAAAGTAATCCTCAGTGATGCGGCAGCAAAGTTTGTAACACCATTGACCTTTCAGGCATTATCGAAAAATGATGTCTATACGGATACATTTGATGAGAAAAATTCCAAGGTGATTGCTCATATCAATTTGGCAGATTGGGCTGATCTTGTACTGTTGGCACCAGCAACGGCAAATACAATCGGAAAATTGGCAAATGGCATCGCCGACAATATGATTACGACCACTTTGCTTGCTACATGTGCACCAGTTTGGATTGCCCCTGCCATGAATGTTCATATGTATGACCACCCTGCTGTGAAAAAAAACATCTCGATTTTAGACCAGTATGGCTATCGTTTTATTGAACCGAGTGAAGGCTATTTAGCTTGCGGATATATCGGTAAAGGCAGACTCGAAGAACCAGAAAAAATCATCGAAATCATGGCTGAGTTCTTTAATAATAAGAATCCAAAGCTAGCAGGTCGAAGGATCGTTGTAACGGCTGGACCAACAAGGGAAAAAATTGACCCTGTTCGATTTATTACCAATCATTCAACTGGAAAAATGGGTTATGCAATTGCTGAGGAAGCGGCTAAAGAAGGCGCTAATGTGGTGTTAATCTCCGGACCAGTTAACCTTCAGGCTCCAAATGGGGTGACGCTTGTTCGTGTTGAAAGTGCGGAAGACATGTATCAGGCAGTAATGGAACAGTTTGAAAATGCTGCTGTCGTCATAAAAACAGCTGCAGTAGCGGATTATCGACCTAAGATTACTTATGATAATAAAATGAAGAAAAAACCTGGTGAAACAGTGCTTGAGTTAGAAAGAACGAAGGACATATTATTTGAACTTGGACAGAAAAAGACTCACCAAATCTTAATCGGATTTGCTGCGGAAACAGAACATGTTGAAGAATATGCAATTGGAAAATTGCGAAAAAAGAACGCTGATATGATTGTGGCCAACAATGTTAAAGCAGAGGGTGCCGGTTTTGGTTCGGAAACGAATATCGTAACGATTTTTAAAAAAGATGGGACAAGTCTCGAATTACCGAAGATGACAAAGCAGAAGGTCGCCCAGAATATAGTAGAACAAATTTCGCTCCTATTACAGGATGTTAAAAAATGA